One Tessaracoccus lacteus DNA window includes the following coding sequences:
- a CDS encoding glycoside hydrolase family 13 protein — translation MTHQWWRDAVIYQIYPRSFADASGDGYGDLRGVISKLDYLRDLGVDAVWLSPFYTSPMADAGYDVADYCDVDPMFGDLADADALIAEAHERGLRIIVDLVPNHSSSEHRLFQAALAAGPGSPERENYLFRDGLGDEGELPPNNWTAVFGGRSWTRLTAADGTPEQWYLHLFDPEQPDWNWEHEPVRELFDDTLRFWLDKGVDGFRVDVAHGLVKAEGLPDQVSTDSDLGFQTGPQWDQDGVHEIYRRWRAVLDGYDGDRSLVAEAWVEDPERLKLYLRPDEMHTAFNFEFLDCLWDADAYRKVIASTMAANESVGAPTTWVLSNHDVVRHVSRLGLTVPGSSHEGLGLRDEQPDNVLGLRRGRAATLMMLALPGSAYLYQGEELGLPDHTTLADDVRQDPTWTRSGHTRVGRDGCRVPLPWLADAPAYGFSPTGESWLPQPDSFEELAADRQVGVAGSTWTLYRDALRLRREFGLGRGELTWLDAGEHVVGFDNGDVRVLTNVLGDPQPLPEGWTVLLASADVDGELPTDVTVWLQRV, via the coding sequence ATGACTCACCAGTGGTGGCGCGACGCCGTCATCTACCAGATCTACCCCCGCTCCTTCGCCGACGCCTCGGGCGACGGCTACGGCGACCTCAGGGGCGTGATCTCGAAGCTCGACTATCTCCGCGACCTGGGCGTCGACGCCGTCTGGCTGTCGCCGTTCTACACCTCGCCGATGGCCGATGCGGGCTACGACGTGGCCGACTACTGCGACGTCGACCCCATGTTCGGCGACCTCGCCGACGCCGACGCACTGATCGCCGAGGCGCACGAGCGTGGCCTCAGGATCATCGTCGACCTTGTCCCCAACCACTCCTCCAGCGAGCACCGGCTGTTCCAGGCCGCTCTGGCCGCCGGGCCCGGCTCGCCCGAACGGGAGAACTACCTGTTCCGCGACGGGCTGGGCGACGAGGGCGAACTGCCGCCTAACAACTGGACCGCGGTGTTCGGCGGCCGCTCCTGGACGCGCCTGACCGCGGCCGACGGCACCCCGGAGCAGTGGTACCTGCACCTGTTCGACCCCGAGCAGCCCGACTGGAACTGGGAGCACGAGCCCGTCCGCGAGCTGTTCGACGACACCCTGCGGTTCTGGCTCGACAAGGGCGTCGACGGGTTCCGCGTCGATGTCGCCCACGGGCTTGTCAAGGCCGAGGGGCTGCCGGACCAGGTCTCCACGGACTCCGACCTCGGCTTCCAGACCGGCCCCCAGTGGGACCAGGACGGCGTGCACGAGATCTACCGGCGCTGGCGCGCGGTGCTCGACGGCTACGACGGCGACCGCTCGCTGGTGGCCGAGGCCTGGGTCGAGGACCCCGAGCGCCTCAAGCTGTACCTGCGCCCCGACGAGATGCACACGGCCTTCAACTTCGAGTTCCTCGACTGCCTGTGGGACGCCGACGCCTACCGCAAGGTCATCGCGTCGACCATGGCCGCAAACGAGTCCGTCGGCGCGCCGACGACCTGGGTGCTCAGCAACCACGACGTCGTCCGGCACGTCAGCCGGCTCGGCCTCACGGTGCCCGGCTCCAGCCACGAGGGCCTCGGACTGCGCGACGAGCAGCCCGACAACGTGCTCGGCCTGCGCCGCGGCCGCGCGGCGACGCTCATGATGCTCGCGCTGCCCGGGTCGGCGTACCTGTACCAAGGCGAGGAGCTCGGCCTGCCCGACCACACGACGCTCGCCGACGACGTGCGCCAGGACCCAACCTGGACCCGCTCGGGCCACACGCGCGTCGGGCGCGACGGGTGCCGCGTGCCGCTGCCGTGGCTCGCCGACGCGCCGGCCTACGGCTTCTCCCCCACCGGCGAGTCCTGGCTGCCGCAGCCCGACTCGTTCGAAGAGCTGGCCGCGGACCGTCAGGTCGGGGTCGCCGGGTCCACCTGGACGCTGTACCGCGACGCGCTCCGGCTGCGTCGCGAGTTCGGGCTCGGCCGCGGCGAGCTGACCTGGCTCGACGCAGGCGAGCACGTCGTCGGCTTCGACAACGGCGACGTGCGCGTGCTGACCAACGTGCTGGGGGACCCGCAGCCCTTGCCCGAGGGCTGGACCGTGCTGCTGGCCAGCGCGGACGTCGACGGCGAACTCCCGACCGACGTCACTGTCTGGCTGCAGCGCGTCTGA
- a CDS encoding ABC transporter ATP-binding protein, translated as MTTSRLTGVDLTRDFGSGETLVHALTGVSLEVAAGRLTAVTGPSGSGKTTLLNLLGGLDRPTSGRVLLDDTRVLSELPEAEVLAVRRRRIGYVFQTFGLIPVLSAAENVEVPLRLAQVEPKERSRRVAEALERVGLARHAHQRPHELSGGQQQRVGIARAVVAGPDILIADEPTGQLDSDTAATIMDLIVELAHERGLAAVVSTHDPALVARADHVVRLLDGARL; from the coding sequence ATGACCACGTCTCGCCTGACGGGCGTCGACCTGACCCGCGACTTCGGCTCGGGCGAGACTCTCGTGCACGCACTCACGGGCGTCTCCCTGGAGGTGGCGGCAGGTCGGCTGACGGCGGTCACCGGCCCGTCGGGGTCGGGCAAGACGACGCTGCTGAACCTGCTCGGCGGGCTGGACCGGCCGACGTCGGGGCGGGTGCTGCTGGACGACACCCGGGTGCTGTCGGAGCTGCCCGAGGCCGAGGTGCTGGCGGTCAGGAGGCGGCGGATCGGCTACGTCTTCCAGACGTTCGGGCTGATCCCGGTGCTGTCGGCCGCGGAGAACGTCGAGGTGCCGCTCCGGCTCGCGCAGGTGGAACCGAAGGAGCGGTCGCGGCGCGTCGCGGAGGCGCTGGAGCGCGTCGGCCTGGCGCGGCACGCGCACCAGCGCCCGCACGAGCTCTCGGGCGGACAGCAGCAGCGGGTCGGCATCGCGCGCGCCGTCGTCGCGGGGCCGGACATCCTGATCGCCGACGAGCCGACGGGCCAGCTCGACTCGGATACCGCCGCCACGATCATGGACCTGATCGTCGAACTCGCCCATGAGCGCGGCCTCGCCGCGGTCGTCTCCACGCACGACCCGGCTCTCGTCGCCCGCGCCGACCACGTCGTCCGCCTCCTCGACGGTGCCCGCCTCTGA
- a CDS encoding LacI family DNA-binding transcriptional regulator, protein MIARLADIAAAAGVSTATVSRVLNDRPGVAQATRDQVLVAAGRLGIPTGQPSAARGRHVAVLIPELGNPTFAAFANELSLLLSAAGRVMLLLVIGPSRTAEEQMSDVLGGLDVPGVISVSGTLADELSSPERYLGLNRAGIQLVSINAWHPEVTGSFLSTDDAASVAQSVAHLRSLGHTRIGLAVGQRRYQPTARKVAAFLDLGFDESSVVSTFFTGEGGQSAAARLLDAGHTAIVCGSDVMALGAMREARSRGLDIPGDVSVVGFDDSALMPFTAPALTTVHQPVAALCRAAVDALLSALERPPAESTEMLFHPDLIIRQSTGPAA, encoded by the coding sequence ATGATCGCCAGACTGGCCGACATCGCCGCCGCCGCCGGGGTCTCGACCGCCACAGTGTCGCGCGTCCTGAACGACCGACCGGGCGTCGCGCAGGCCACCAGGGACCAGGTGCTCGTCGCCGCCGGGCGGCTCGGCATCCCGACGGGGCAGCCGTCGGCCGCCCGTGGCCGCCACGTCGCCGTCCTGATCCCCGAGCTCGGCAACCCGACGTTCGCCGCCTTCGCCAACGAGCTGTCCCTGCTGCTGTCCGCGGCCGGCCGCGTGATGCTGCTGCTCGTCATCGGCCCCTCGCGCACCGCGGAGGAGCAGATGTCCGATGTGCTGGGCGGGCTCGACGTGCCGGGCGTCATCTCGGTCTCGGGCACGCTGGCCGACGAGCTCAGCTCTCCCGAGCGCTACCTCGGCCTCAACCGCGCGGGCATCCAGCTGGTCTCCATCAACGCCTGGCACCCGGAGGTGACCGGCTCCTTCCTCTCGACCGACGACGCGGCCTCCGTCGCACAGTCCGTCGCCCACCTCCGCAGCCTCGGGCACACGCGCATCGGGCTGGCCGTGGGCCAACGCAGGTACCAGCCGACGGCGCGCAAGGTCGCCGCCTTCCTCGACCTCGGGTTCGACGAGTCGAGCGTTGTCAGCACGTTCTTCACCGGCGAGGGCGGCCAGAGCGCGGCCGCCCGCCTGCTCGACGCCGGCCACACCGCCATCGTGTGCGGCTCGGACGTCATGGCTCTCGGCGCGATGCGCGAGGCCCGCTCCCGGGGCCTCGACATCCCCGGCGACGTCTCCGTCGTCGGTTTCGACGACTCGGCGCTGATGCCGTTCACCGCCCCTGCCCTCACCACGGTGCACCAGCCCGTGGCGGCGCTGTGCCGGGCCGCGGTCGACGCGCTGCTCAGCGCACTGGAACGGCCACCGGCCGAGTCCACCGAGATGCTCTTCCACCCCGACCTCATCATCCGCCAATCGACAGGACCTGCCGCATGA
- a CDS encoding GNAT family N-acetyltransferase, producing the protein MQHLRRFQPGDEAGISRVCLLTARFGGDATGMISDDRLWGDVFALPYPARDPGLTFVVDDGDRNVVGYVLGTDDTSAFEAWFRDVWWPPLAPSAEGKDRVEAGLIGFANSLGIEPLPFLAEYPAHVHIDLLPAAQGGGWGRRLMERYVDELRARAVPGVHLGASSDNTNAVAFYRHLGWTELAVPDDPGTAFFGLRLA; encoded by the coding sequence ATGCAGCACCTGAGGCGCTTCCAGCCCGGCGACGAGGCCGGTATCTCGCGGGTGTGCCTGCTGACAGCGCGCTTCGGCGGCGACGCGACGGGCATGATCAGCGACGACCGGCTCTGGGGCGACGTGTTCGCCCTGCCGTACCCCGCCCGCGACCCCGGCCTGACGTTCGTCGTCGACGACGGCGACAGGAACGTGGTCGGCTACGTGCTCGGCACGGACGACACCTCGGCCTTCGAGGCCTGGTTCCGCGACGTCTGGTGGCCGCCGCTCGCCCCGTCGGCGGAAGGGAAGGACCGCGTCGAGGCGGGGCTGATCGGGTTCGCCAACTCGCTCGGCATAGAGCCCCTTCCGTTCCTGGCCGAGTATCCCGCGCACGTCCACATCGACCTGCTGCCCGCGGCGCAGGGCGGCGGCTGGGGCCGTCGGCTGATGGAGCGCTACGTCGACGAGCTACGGGCGCGCGCCGTCCCCGGCGTCCACCTGGGAGCGTCGTCCGACAACACGAACGCCGTCGCGTTCTACCGTCACCTCGGCTGGACGGAACTCGCCGTGCCCGACGATCCCGGCACGGCCTTCTTCGGGCTCCGGCTGGCCTGA
- a CDS encoding ABC transporter ATP-binding protein: MTPRTHDLSRARRTHAGPDIWCEDLVRIHRSEGIEVQALQGLNLTVEAGEVVALVGASGSGKSTLLNILSGLDTPTGGRARVAGEDLTAMGRRQRVDFRRHSVGFVFQQTSRNLLPFLSAAENVALPMVIAGRGRREERAGLLLDLLDVADCADRRPGSLSGGQQQRVAIATALANAPSVLLADEPTGELDEVHSAQVLDAMRTAATELDTTVLIVTHDPMVSGHVARTVQIRDGRTSTEVLRHTVADGDGVREVVEEYSVIDRTGRVQLPAEHVAALQLHDRVRIHRESDHVGVWPGEPATAPAPRHGTQEDS; this comes from the coding sequence ATGACACCACGCACGCATGACCTGTCGCGCGCCCGGCGCACGCACGCCGGTCCGGACATCTGGTGCGAGGACCTCGTGCGGATCCACCGCAGCGAGGGCATCGAGGTGCAGGCGCTACAGGGGCTGAACCTCACGGTCGAGGCCGGCGAGGTCGTCGCGCTGGTCGGGGCGTCCGGGTCTGGCAAGTCGACGCTGCTGAACATCCTGTCGGGCCTCGACACCCCCACCGGCGGTCGGGCGCGGGTCGCGGGCGAGGACCTGACGGCGATGGGCCGCCGGCAGCGCGTCGACTTCCGTCGGCACAGCGTCGGCTTCGTGTTCCAGCAGACCTCCCGAAACCTCCTGCCCTTCCTGAGCGCCGCCGAGAACGTCGCGCTGCCTATGGTGATCGCGGGACGCGGTCGTCGCGAGGAGCGCGCCGGGCTGCTGCTGGATCTCCTCGACGTGGCGGACTGCGCCGACCGTCGGCCCGGCTCGCTGTCGGGCGGCCAGCAGCAGCGGGTCGCGATCGCCACCGCGCTGGCGAACGCCCCGTCGGTGCTGCTGGCCGACGAGCCGACCGGCGAGCTCGACGAGGTGCACTCGGCACAGGTGCTCGACGCGATGCGAACGGCCGCGACCGAGTTGGACACCACCGTCCTGATCGTGACGCACGACCCCATGGTCAGCGGGCACGTCGCCCGCACAGTGCAGATCCGCGACGGCCGGACGTCCACGGAGGTGCTGCGTCACACGGTCGCCGACGGCGACGGCGTCCGCGAGGTCGTCGAGGAGTACTCGGTGATCGACCGCACGGGGCGCGTGCAGCTCCCCGCGGAGCACGTGGCGGCGCTGCAGCTGCACGACAGGGTCCGCATCCACCGGGAGAGCGACCACGTCGGCGTCTGGCCGGGCGAACCGGCCACGGCTCCGGCGCCCCGCCACGGGACACAGGAGGATTCATGA
- a CDS encoding enoyl-CoA hydratase-related protein: protein MSTVTTAVEDGIATLTLSRPDVLNAFSLEMGAEFVDALRDLDGDGSVRAIIVTGAGRAFCAGMQLSDSDNVFGFDPSMDLGPAELAARWQEPEVAEGVREPGGKLTLAILECRKPIIAAINGPAVGVGSTMTLPMDFRLASTTARMGFVFARLGITPEACSTWFLPRLIGVPAALELLYSGDIIDARRALEVGLVGSVHEPDDLLLAARAVADQMTRGRSAHAVALTRQLVFRHLADVGVLEAHLAESLALRHAAHGDGREGGLAFLGKREPRFTQPAPDAFDHIFPPSTAAH, encoded by the coding sequence ATGAGCACCGTCACCACCGCCGTCGAGGACGGCATCGCCACCCTGACGCTGAGCCGGCCCGACGTGCTCAACGCATTCTCGTTGGAGATGGGCGCGGAGTTCGTCGATGCCCTGCGGGACCTCGACGGCGACGGCTCCGTCCGCGCCATCATCGTCACGGGTGCGGGCCGCGCGTTCTGCGCGGGGATGCAGCTCAGCGACTCGGACAACGTCTTCGGCTTCGACCCGTCGATGGACCTCGGACCGGCAGAGCTGGCCGCCCGCTGGCAGGAGCCGGAGGTCGCCGAGGGGGTCCGCGAGCCGGGCGGCAAGCTGACGCTCGCCATCCTCGAGTGTCGCAAACCGATCATCGCGGCCATCAACGGGCCGGCCGTCGGCGTCGGGTCCACCATGACGCTGCCCATGGACTTCCGGCTCGCCTCGACCACGGCGCGGATGGGATTCGTGTTCGCCCGCCTCGGCATCACGCCCGAGGCGTGCTCCACCTGGTTCCTCCCGCGGCTGATCGGGGTGCCGGCCGCCCTGGAGCTGCTCTACAGCGGCGACATCATCGACGCCAGGAGAGCTCTCGAGGTGGGGCTGGTGGGCTCGGTGCACGAGCCCGACGACCTTCTGCTCGCGGCCCGCGCCGTCGCGGACCAGATGACCCGAGGCCGCTCCGCGCACGCCGTCGCCCTGACCCGTCAGCTGGTGTTCCGACACCTGGCGGACGTCGGCGTGCTGGAGGCACACCTGGCCGAGTCACTTGCGCTGCGCCACGCCGCGCACGGGGACGGCCGCGAGGGAGGGCTCGCGTTCCTCGGCAAGCGGGAGCCCCGCTTCACCCAGCCGGCACCCGACGCGTTCGACCACATCTTCCCGCCCTCCACCGCGGCACACTGA
- the mobA gene encoding molybdenum cofactor guanylyltransferase produces the protein MAGTAAVILAGGRSTRMPGNKLALVIDGRTLLERAVAAATAVSHPVVVAGPRPHWWLDDGTDVTFVVEDPPFGGPVAGIAAALPRLGDADDVFLLAGDLADPASVVRLLCDAELAHDGVVLEDVDGVAQPLAGRYRLAALRAAVERLGHVRNVEVRTVMRSLSLMRLPAPEPVTRNVDTPAAAHAVRAIMPRASTP, from the coding sequence ATGGCCGGCACCGCGGCAGTGATCCTGGCCGGCGGCCGCTCGACGCGGATGCCCGGCAACAAGCTGGCGCTCGTCATCGACGGGCGCACCCTCCTCGAGCGCGCGGTGGCCGCCGCCACCGCCGTGTCGCACCCCGTCGTGGTCGCCGGCCCGCGGCCGCACTGGTGGCTCGACGACGGCACCGATGTCACGTTCGTCGTCGAGGACCCGCCGTTCGGGGGCCCCGTCGCGGGCATCGCGGCCGCCCTCCCGCGGCTGGGGGACGCCGACGACGTGTTCCTGCTGGCGGGAGACCTCGCCGACCCCGCCTCCGTCGTCCGCCTCCTGTGCGACGCCGAGCTCGCGCACGACGGCGTCGTCCTCGAGGACGTCGACGGCGTAGCCCAGCCGCTCGCGGGGCGCTACCGGCTCGCCGCGCTGCGGGCCGCCGTCGAGCGGCTGGGCCACGTCCGAAACGTCGAGGTCCGCACGGTGATGCGGTCGCTGTCCCTGATGCGGCTGCCGGCCCCGGAGCCTGTCACACGCAACGTGGACACGCCTGCCGCCGCGCATGCCGTGCGCGCGATCATGCCGCGCGCGTCGACCCCCTGA
- a CDS encoding NAD(P)H-dependent flavin oxidoreductase, translating to MALPERLAGLRLPVVAAPMFLVSGPELVLACAHAGVLGTLPALNQRTTAGLREWLARIAAEAHNAPYGVNLIAHSSNPRLAADLDVIVEHRVPVVITSLGASDRVVDAVHGYGGLVFHDVTTLAHARRAAGAGVDGLILVAAGAGGHAGRLNPFSFVTAVRNWFDGTLLLGGGLSTGADVAAAVALGADLAYLGTRFIATQESMASAAYRDLLAAAGPEDIVYTPSVSSIPANFLAESLARAGIDPDAPPGPVDLSHLTTPSETDAKAWRDIWSAGHSVAGITDTPSVAQLVYRLDEEYAAAVRRLKRHP from the coding sequence ATGGCGCTGCCTGAACGTCTCGCCGGGCTGCGGCTGCCCGTCGTCGCCGCTCCCATGTTCCTGGTGTCCGGCCCGGAGCTGGTGCTGGCCTGCGCGCATGCCGGCGTGCTCGGTACCCTCCCCGCGCTGAACCAGCGCACGACAGCGGGTCTGCGCGAGTGGCTCGCGCGGATCGCCGCGGAAGCCCACAACGCCCCCTACGGCGTCAACCTCATCGCCCACTCCTCGAACCCGCGGCTCGCCGCCGACCTCGACGTCATCGTCGAGCACCGGGTGCCGGTCGTCATCACGTCGCTCGGCGCCTCCGACCGTGTCGTCGACGCCGTGCACGGGTACGGGGGGCTCGTGTTCCACGACGTGACGACTCTCGCCCACGCGAGGCGGGCCGCAGGCGCCGGGGTCGACGGGCTGATCCTCGTCGCCGCGGGGGCGGGTGGACATGCGGGCAGGCTGAACCCCTTCTCCTTCGTCACCGCGGTGCGGAACTGGTTCGACGGAACCCTCCTGCTCGGCGGCGGGCTGAGCACCGGGGCCGACGTCGCCGCCGCGGTCGCGCTCGGCGCGGACCTCGCCTACCTCGGCACCCGCTTCATCGCGACGCAGGAGTCGATGGCAAGCGCGGCCTACCGCGACCTGCTCGCGGCGGCCGGGCCCGAGGACATCGTCTACACGCCCTCGGTCAGCTCCATCCCCGCCAACTTCCTCGCCGAGTCCCTCGCGCGGGCCGGCATCGACCCGGACGCGCCTCCCGGGCCGGTCGACCTCTCCCACCTGACCACGCCATCGGAGACGGACGCCAAGGCCTGGCGCGACATCTGGTCGGCCGGTCATTCGGTGGCTGGCATCACCGACACCCCATCCGTCGCGCAACTCGTCTACCGGCTGGACGAGGAGTACGCAGCCGCCGTCCGACGATTGAAGAGGCATCCATGA
- a CDS encoding HPr family phosphocarrier protein — protein MPSKTVTVGSHVGLHARPAALIAAAAGEYDDDIFLQMGDSEVDAASSLLIMTLGAEKGAEVTVTSDNAEAVDKIADMVAQDLDA, from the coding sequence TTGCCCAGCAAGACAGTGACCGTCGGATCGCACGTCGGACTGCACGCCCGCCCCGCCGCGCTCATCGCGGCTGCCGCCGGCGAGTACGACGACGACATCTTCCTGCAGATGGGCGACTCCGAGGTCGATGCGGCCAGCTCGCTCCTGATCATGACCCTCGGGGCGGAGAAGGGCGCCGAGGTCACGGTGACCTCCGACAATGCGGAGGCGGTCGACAAGATCGCGGACATGGTCGCCCAGGACCTGGACGCCTGA
- a CDS encoding cation transporter: MGRTDLPERQQEALRKAIFWEWFTLGYSAVTITLIALVLGGSQAMKTAWVEDILSLLPQISFLVALLFIRHRPSRRFPYGLHRAMGVGHLVAGVALLLIGALLAVESAMGLLRAEHPAIGTVSLFGHTVWLGWCMVAVMIFTMWGPFVYGRAKVKLAPDLHNKVLFTDADMSKADWTTTAASVVGVLGIGLGLWWLDGVAALFISLGIVKDGWTNLSSAILDLMDQRARSFDDSEPHPLIRDIVRRVRSEAWVRDASVRMRDMGQVFHIEVFVIPRTEVSLEQLEATRDDVAALDWKAQDIVLIPVSALPDEASRGRD; the protein is encoded by the coding sequence ATGGGGCGCACGGACCTGCCCGAGCGTCAGCAGGAGGCCCTGCGCAAGGCCATCTTCTGGGAGTGGTTCACCCTCGGCTACAGCGCGGTGACCATCACCCTGATCGCCCTGGTGCTCGGCGGCTCACAGGCCATGAAGACCGCCTGGGTCGAGGACATCCTCTCCCTGCTGCCCCAGATCTCGTTCCTGGTCGCGCTGCTGTTCATCCGGCACAGGCCGAGCCGTCGATTCCCGTACGGCCTCCACCGGGCGATGGGCGTCGGCCACCTCGTGGCCGGGGTCGCGCTGCTGCTGATCGGCGCGCTGCTCGCCGTCGAGTCGGCCATGGGGCTGCTCCGCGCGGAACACCCCGCCATCGGCACCGTGAGCCTGTTCGGCCACACCGTCTGGCTCGGCTGGTGCATGGTCGCCGTGATGATCTTCACCATGTGGGGACCATTCGTCTACGGCCGCGCGAAAGTGAAGCTGGCCCCCGACCTGCACAACAAGGTGCTGTTCACCGACGCCGACATGTCGAAGGCGGACTGGACCACGACCGCGGCCTCCGTCGTCGGCGTGCTCGGCATCGGACTCGGCCTGTGGTGGCTCGACGGCGTGGCCGCTCTGTTCATCTCGCTGGGCATCGTCAAGGACGGCTGGACCAACCTGTCCTCGGCGATCCTCGACCTGATGGACCAGCGCGCCCGCAGCTTCGACGACTCGGAGCCCCACCCTCTGATCCGCGACATCGTGAGGCGGGTCCGCAGCGAAGCCTGGGTGCGCGACGCCTCCGTGCGAATGCGCGACATGGGCCAGGTCTTCCACATCGAGGTGTTCGTGATCCCCCGCACCGAGGTGTCGCTGGAGCAACTGGAGGCGACCCGCGACGACGTCGCCGCGCTGGACTGGAAGGCGCAGGACATCGTGCTGATCCCCGTCTCCGCACTCCCCGACGAAGCGAGCCGCGGGAGGGACTGA